A single Gopherus flavomarginatus isolate rGopFla2 chromosome 24, rGopFla2.mat.asm, whole genome shotgun sequence DNA region contains:
- the NDUFA11 gene encoding NADH dehydrogenase [ubiquinone] 1 alpha subcomplex subunit 11: MSGYWEIPEGTDCARKAWITGRLGAALGLIGSAYHIVLFQPESAFKAVQTAATSTVTMATLGAVFGLTTCLSAHIREDPEDALNYFIGGCASGIVLGARTHSHATGSSACVALGLLAAFTKIGKREGWKITGPPRL, translated from the exons ATGTCCGGCTACTGGGAGATCCCGGAGGGGACCGACTGCGCCCGCAAGGCCTGGATCACCGGCCGCCTCGGGGCCGCGCTGG GCTTGATTGGTTCGGCATATCATATTGTATTGTTCCAGCCTGAGTCGGCCTTTAAGGCTGTGCAAACAGCAGCCACAAGCACTGTCACAATGG CTACTTTGGGAGCAGTATTTGGATTGACCACTTGCCTCAGTGCCCACATCCGGGAGGACCCGGAGGATGCCCTGAATTATTTCATAGGCGGTTGTGCATCAGGCATTGTCTTGGGTGCAAGAA CTCACAGCCATGCCACTGGTTCCTCAGCATGTGTGGCGCTAGGACTTCTGGCTGCTTTTACAAAGATAGGCAAGCGAGAAGGCTGGAAGATAACAGGACCTCCCAGACTCTAA